In a genomic window of Candidatus Thiothrix sulfatifontis:
- a CDS encoding efflux RND transporter periplasmic adaptor subunit yields MSNPINSTTNDSVKAVLAAGGKKTSQGNKGKWLLALLVAGIIAGGAGYYFMGSSQTKSQTSYKTTPAKTGNLSVTVTATGNLQPKNQVDIGTELSGTVDEVLVDANEVVKKGQKLASLNTTQLQDTITKGKASLASAHAKVKQSAASVKEARTKLNRLRELYSASGGKLPAQSELDTAEATLERSQADAEVAKTTVTSATAELRSSETNLGKATITSPINGVVLTRTVEPGQTVASSLSAPTLFTLAEDLAQMEVEVGVDEADVGQVKAGQKAEFSVDAWPGRKYPAEITRVSLGADTSENVVSYLTVLAVQNTDLTLRPGMTATATIKTESRENVLLIPNTALRFTPVVAATPAAASANSSFISQLMPRPPGMGTAKKRPNGTPPVASTDGMQKIWVLDNNAPLAVEVKTGISDGKQTEIVSGDLKAGMAVITESTGGTAGGKP; encoded by the coding sequence ATGAGCAACCCAATCAATTCAACCACCAACGATTCCGTCAAAGCGGTATTGGCAGCAGGCGGCAAAAAAACCTCCCAAGGCAACAAGGGCAAGTGGCTGCTGGCACTGCTGGTCGCAGGGATCATCGCAGGCGGCGCAGGCTATTACTTCATGGGGTCATCCCAAACCAAAAGTCAGACCAGCTACAAAACCACTCCCGCCAAAACCGGCAACCTCAGTGTCACGGTGACAGCGACAGGCAACTTGCAGCCCAAAAATCAGGTCGATATTGGCACGGAACTCTCCGGCACAGTCGATGAGGTACTGGTCGATGCCAACGAAGTGGTGAAAAAAGGGCAGAAGTTGGCAAGCCTCAACACCACCCAGTTGCAAGACACCATCACCAAAGGCAAAGCCTCGCTGGCTTCCGCGCACGCCAAAGTCAAACAATCTGCCGCCAGCGTCAAAGAAGCGCGTACCAAGCTCAACCGTTTACGCGAGTTGTACAGCGCCTCCGGCGGCAAATTGCCCGCCCAATCCGAGTTGGATACCGCCGAAGCAACGCTGGAACGTTCCCAAGCCGATGCCGAAGTCGCCAAAACTACCGTGACCTCAGCCACTGCCGAATTGCGCTCCTCCGAAACCAATCTCGGCAAAGCCACGATCACCTCACCGATTAACGGCGTAGTGCTGACCCGCACCGTCGAACCGGGGCAAACCGTCGCCTCGTCTTTGTCCGCACCAACTTTGTTCACATTGGCAGAAGATTTAGCACAAATGGAAGTCGAAGTCGGCGTGGATGAAGCCGATGTAGGGCAAGTCAAAGCCGGGCAAAAAGCCGAATTCAGCGTGGACGCATGGCCGGGGCGCAAATACCCCGCTGAAATTACCCGCGTCAGTTTGGGGGCGGATACGTCTGAAAATGTGGTGTCCTATCTCACCGTGCTGGCGGTGCAAAACACCGACCTGACCTTGCGCCCCGGCATGACCGCCACCGCCACCATCAAGACCGAATCGCGGGAAAATGTATTGCTCATTCCCAATACTGCCCTGCGCTTTACCCCCGTGGTGGCGGCTACGCCTGCGGCGGCGAGTGCCAATAGCAGCTTCATTTCGCAACTGATGCCGCGTCCGCCGGGTATGGGTACTGCCAAAAAACGCCCCAACGGTACGCCACCCGTCGCCAGCACCGATGGAATGCAAAAAATCTGGGTACTGGACAACAACGCGCCCCTGGCAGTCGAAGTCAAAACCGGCATTAGCGATGGCAAGCAAACCGAAATTGTCAGCGGCGACTTGAAAGCGGGTATGGCGGTGATCACCGAAAGCACAGGCGGCACAGCAGGTGGCAAGCCATGA